The following proteins are encoded in a genomic region of Sparus aurata chromosome 11, fSpaAur1.1, whole genome shotgun sequence:
- the LOC115591033 gene encoding zinc finger BED domain-containing protein 5-like, which translates to MAENKKKCRQYNANYINYGFIPSPANVHLPMCLLCEQVFSNEAMKPSRLQEHLSKKHPDKASKDSAYFQSLRDQRSRRPTINTMFARSVNKTESGLVASYNIALLIAKAGLPFTVGESLVIPAIKEAISTVMQRDPAPVTKAIPLSNDSVARRIREMSMDTEQQLCATLRGCRFSIQLDETTTADNNVLLMAYVRYVSGRDLPEDFLFGEYLATDTRGETIFAALTEFLRERDIPVTNIIACATDGAPAMVGRYRGFATLLKQQVPQVLTVHCILHRHNLVSKKMSPSLHQSLDVAVKAINKIKAHALNDRLFRQLCGDNDEAFKRLLLHTEVRWLSKGNCLARLCELFHSVIEFLDQADATLKAKLWSCRHDIFYLSDFFGKMNEVTLKLQGDGMTLVHSKATICSFLAKLELYQQNLGRRQFINFPQLAKVLDELTDSHLLLYTDHLKAVKADMAIRFRDLQQLDVPDWVMEPWKADAVSCEPEIQESLIDLQNDEEAKATFRTSGWRAMWVTQGQRFPPLWERVHLLLLAFPTSYLVEQGFSQALHMQTKYRNRLNLVSSGALRLKLTSQCPDVKKLAAAHQAQGSH; encoded by the exons ATGGCGGAAAACAAGAAGAAGTGCCGGCAGTACAATGCAAATTACATAAATTATGGATTTATTCCATCACCAGCGAATGTACATCTGCCGATGTGCCTGCTATGTGAGCAGGTTTTCTCAAATGAGGCAATGAAGCCGTCGCGATTACAGGAGCATCTGTcaaaaaaacatcctgacaAGGCATCAAAAGACTCGGCCTACTTCCAGTCACTGAGAGATCAGCGTTCAAGGCGCCCTACGATCAACACCATGTTCGCTCGGAGCGTCAACAAAACAGAGAGCGGGTTGGTGGCATCTTACAATATAGCTCTGCTAATTGCAAAGGCCGGCTTACCGTTCACTGTAGGGGAGTCTCTCGTTATTCCTGCAATAAAGGAGGCGATCTCCACTGTCATGCAGCGCGACCCTGCGCCAGTCACCAAGGCCATCCCGCTCAGCAACGACAGTGTGGCCCGGCGCATAAGGGAGATGTCCATGGACACTGAGCAACAGCTGTGTGCTACGTTGCGCGGCTGTCGCTTTAGTATCCAGCTGGATGAGACCACCACGGCCGACAACAATGTTCTCCTGATGGCCTATGTCCGTTATGTGTCCGGGAGGGATCTGCCTGAGGATTTCCTGTTCGGGGAATACCTGGCCACAGACACGCGAGGGGAAACCATCTTCGCCGCCCTGACGGAGTTCCTGCGGGAGAGGGACATCCCAGTGACGAACATCATCGCCTGCGCCACGGATGGAGCGCCAGCTATGGTCGGCAGATACCGGGGATTCGCCACCCTCCTCAAGCAGCAAGTCCCCCAGGTGTTGACAGTGCACTGCATACTGCACCGTCACAACTTGGTGTCCAAAAAAATGTCCCCATCACTCCATCAGTCCCTGGATGTTGCGGTCAAGGcgatcaacaaaataaaagcccatgCGCTTAATGATCGGCTCTTCAGACAGCTGTGTGGGGACAATGATGAGGCCTTTAAACGTCTCCTGCTCCACACAGAGGTGCGCTGGCTGTCAAAGGGCAACTGCTTGGCCAGGCTGTGCGAGCTTTTCCATTCAGTAATTGAATTTCTCGACCAGGCAGACGCAACCTTGAAGGCCAAGCTGTGGTCCTGTCGCCATGACATTTTTTACCTCTCCGACTTTTTCGGGAAAATGAATGAGGTCACATTGAAGCTCCAGGGGGATGGGATGACGCTGGTCCACTCCAAGGCCACCATCTGCAGCTTCCTTGCAAAACTGGAGCTCTACCAACAGAACCTGGGGAGGCGACAATTCATTAACTTTCCACAGTTAGCCAAG GTGTTGGATGAGCTGACGGATAGTCACCTGCTGCTCTACACCGACCACTTGAAGGCAGTCAAGGCCGACATGGCGATTCGGTTCAGGGACCTCCAGCAGTTAGATGTGCCTGACTGGGTGATGGAGCCATGGAAAGcagatgctgtcagctgtgagcCCGAAATCCAGGAGAGCCTCATTGATCTCCAGAACGACGAAGAGGCAAAAGCAACGTTCCGGACCTCAGGTTGGCGTGCGATGTGGGTAACGCAAGGTCAGCGTTTTCCCCCGTTGTGGGAGAGGGTCCATCTCCTGCTCCTCGCTTTCCCCACGTCGTACCTCGTCGAACAGGGATTCAGCCAAGCGCTCCACATGCAGACGAAATACCGCAACCGTCTGAACCTGGTTAGCTCTGGCGCTCTCAGACTGAAACTAACATCCCAGTGTCCAGATGTGAAAAAGCTGGCAGCAGCCCACCAAGCACAGGGCTCTCACTAG